One Setaria italica strain Yugu1 chromosome II, Setaria_italica_v2.0, whole genome shotgun sequence DNA segment encodes these proteins:
- the LOC101775456 gene encoding pentatricopeptide repeat-containing protein At5g03800 gives MAISTSSPSSPHPLHLPSPPPPFLPFPPAPSPPTPSHGPPPRLPVRAHAADPRAAHAVAVKSGALGTSTSPDARAANAVMCAYLRAGRLADARGVFDRMPARDAASYSALISGHARLGSPASAAAALLARMRLADALDPTEYTFVGLLTACARRGNPRLGAQVHALAAKSGHCSCSGPGSLLVDNALLGMYVKCGRLGDALRAFDGMERRDVSSWNAVLAGLVELGRHEEAFGLFGEMRASGVRADSFSLSALLAAAGEGFGLPEGEAVHALSLKSGLETDLSVGNALIGFYAEHGSSVEDVVSVFQGMPVKDVISWTGLLNGYMEFGLVDMALDVFDRMPERNFVTYNAVLTGFCQNKEGVRVTFAKKAGLRGLGLFRQMVEDGLEVSDVTVTSALNACAIAADRKVSEQVHAFVIKCGCGSTPWIDAALIDMCIKCGRSGDAHLLFEQWRHQESFHIAWNSLLLASVRDGEYEKALSTFLQMFRSSGVGFIDEFMLTAALGVCGALGFAELGKQMHSFAAKSGLLYACGVGNAIISMYGKCGELDDAVNFFERMTCRDLVSWNAMITAHLLHRQGEEILDIWAQMERLGIRPDSITFLLVMSACSHTSSDSTDQCRELFLSMSSSYGIEPAMEHYAAFVNVLGCWGHFDEAEQLIGSMPFKPGALVWRSLLDSCSKRSNMTVRRRAMKHLLALEPQDPSTYVLTSNLFSESARWHSSETTRLEMREKGMRKIPARSWTFNDNTVHSFFARDRSHPQSKDIYAGLDVLILECIKAGYEPDTTFVLHDVEEYQKRHFLMYHSAKLAAMYGILTAGTGRAVRVVKNIRMCGDCHSFLEHASAATGKVISVRDSSGFHIFRGGKCTCRE, from the coding sequence ATGGCCATCTCCACCtcatccccctcctcccctcacccgctccacctcccctccccgccccctcccttcctccccttcCCGCCCGCGCCGTCTCCTCCTACGCCTTCCCATGGTCCCCCTCCCCGCCTACCCGTCCGCGCGCACGCCGCCGACCCCCGCGCCGCGCACGCGGTGGCGGTCAAGTCCGGCGCGCTGGGCACGTCCACCTCCCCGGACGCCCGCGCCGCGAATGCCGTCATGTGCGCGTACCTCCGCGCGGGCCGCCTGGCCGACGCGCGGGGCGTGTTCGACCGGATGCCCGCGCGCGACGCCGCCTCCTACAGCGCGCTCATCTCGGGCCACGCGCGCCTCGGCTCccccgcgtccgccgccgccgcgctgctcgccCGCATGCGCCTCGCGGACGCGCTGGACCCCACCGAGTACACCTTCGTCGGCCTCCTCACCGCCTGCGCCCGCAGGGGCAACCCGCGGCTCGGGGCCCAGGTGCACGCGCTCGCCGCCAAGTCCGGCCACTGCTCGTGCTCCGGCCCCGGGTCGCTCCTCGTCGACAACGCGCTCCTCGGCATGTACGTCAAGTGCGGCCGCCTCGGGGACGCGCTGAGGGCGTTCGACGGCATGGAGCGCCGCGACGTCTCCTCGTGGAACGCCGTCCTGGCCGGCCTGGTCGAGCTGGGGCGGCACGAGGAGGCGTTCGGGCTGTTCGGCGAGATGCGGGCGAGCGGGGTCCGCGCCGACAGCTTCTCCCTGTCGGCGCTCCTGGCCGCGGCGGGCGAGGGGTTCGGCCTCCCCGAGGGGGAGGCCGTGCACGCGCTGTCGCTCAAGTCCGGGCTGGAGACGGACCTGAGCGTGGGCAATGCGCTCATCGGGTTCTACGCGGAGCATGGCAGCTCCGTCGAAGACGTGGTGAGCGTGTTCCAGGGGATGCCGGTGAAGGATGTGATTTCGTGGACCGGGTTGCTGAATGGGTACATGGAGTTCGGTCTGGTCGACATGGCTCTGGACGTGTTTGATCGGATGCCTGAGAGGAACTTTGTCACATACAATGCGGTCCTGACCGGGTTTTGTCAGAACAAGGAAGGCGTGCGGGTCACGTTCGCGAAGAAGGCAGGGCTCCGAGGCCTGGGGCTGTTTAGGCAAATGGTGGAGGATGGGCTGGAGGTCTCAGATGTCACGGTGACCAGTGCTCTGAACGCCTGTGCTATTGCTGCAGATAGGAAGGTGAGTGAGCAGGTTCATGCTTTTGTGATTAAGTGCGGCTGCGGCTCTACTCCTTGGATAGATGCCGCGTTGATCGATATGTGCATCAAGTGCGGCCGTTCTGGGGATGCACATCTGTTGTTTGAGCAATGGCGCCATCAAGAGAGCTTTCATATTGCTTGGAATTCTTTGCTGCTGGCTAGTGTCAGAGATGGCGAGTATGAGAAAGCACTTTCAACCTTCCTTCAGATGTTTAGAAGCAGTGGTGTAGGATTCATCGATGAGTTCATGCTGACTGCTGCCCTTGGAGTATGTGGCGCTCTGGGTTTTGCTGAACTTGGAAAGCAAATGCATTCCTTTGCTGCAAAATCTGGGCTTCTGTATGCTTGTGGAGTCGGTAATGCTATCATCAGTATGTATGGCAAGTGTGGGGAGTTGGATGATGCAGTCAATTTCTTTGAGCGGATGACTTGTCGAGACCTGGTGTCATGGAATGCAATGATCActgcccatcttcttcatcgtcaGGGAGAAGAGATATTGGACATATGGGCTCAGATGGAGAGATTAGGCATCAGGCCTGATTCCATTACCTTTCTTCTGGTCATGTCTGCTTGCAGTCACACAAGCTCAGATTCTACAGATCAATGCAGGGAACTCTTTCTTTCGATGTCAAGCAGCTATGGAATTGAACCAGCCATGGAGCACTATGCAGCTTTTGTTAACGTTCTTGGCTGCTGGGGTCACTTTGATGAGGCAGAACAGCTTATAGGCAGTATGCCATTCAAGCCTGGTGCATTAGTTTGGCGGTCTTTGCTAGACAGCTGCAGCAAGCGCTCCAACATGACCGTGCGAAGACGAGCTATGAAGCATTTGCTTGCATTGGAACCACAAGATCCATCCACTTACGTATTGACATCAAATCTCTTCTCCGAATCAGCAAGGTGGCACTCCTCTGAGACCACAAGGCTGGAGATGCGCGAGAAGGGCATGCGCAAGATCCCAGCACGGAGCTGGACGTTCAACGACAACACTGTCCACTCGTTCTTCGCACGGGACAGATCACACCCGCAGTCCAAGGACATCTACGCGGGCCTGGACGTGCTGATCCTCGAGTGCATCAAGGCCGGGTACGAGCCGGACACCACCTTCGTCCTCCACGACGTCGAGGAGTACCAGAAGCGGCACTTCCTGATGTACCACAGCGCGAAGCTGGCGGCCATGTACGGCATCCTGACGGCAGGCACCGGGCGGGCCGTCCGCGTCGTGAAGAACATCCGCATGTGCGGCGACTGCCACTCTTTCCTGGAgcacgcctccgccgccaccggtaAGGTGATCTCGGTCAGAGACTCGTCAGGGTTCCACATTTTCAGGGGAGGGAAGTGTACCTGCAGAGAATAG